In the Ictidomys tridecemlineatus isolate mIctTri1 chromosome 10, mIctTri1.hap1, whole genome shotgun sequence genome, GAGATCAAGACTGATTCTGGATGAAGACATTGTGCCTAGATTCCTAATCTCCCTCACTTCCCATATGCAAGCAGTCCTTATGCCCccagattcaaactttgaaaGACCCAATTTCTTATCAATCTATCCATTCACCCTCATACCAGTCACCTCTGTCATGGCTCAGTTCTCTCTCTCGCCTTGACTTTTACAACAGTCTACTGTAGCCATGAATTAAAAAGCAGCTCTTATAGACATGTCTCTTAGTTCCCTGACCTCAGTCAACATTTATCCTCCGTACCTAGCCGGGCTGGCCAGAGGAGGCACTCAAACATGTGATGACCTGAAAAGAGGTCTCCTCAGACAGGATGTGACTTCTCCAGAGTGGCACGTCCCTGCCTAGGATCAGACTGCTCTTCCACACAACATGAAACTGAACCAGACTCCAAATGTATGACCAAGTCCCGTAAAACTTTGCTACATAGGAATGTTTCTAATTTGGTTTCAAACCACACTCTTTTGAGTCCCACTTTTACTGAACAGTTAATGACATCGGacaatattattctttttcacttttcttccaaATGTAGGGAACTTATACTTCCTTAGCCTCATGTTTGCAAGGAGGCAACAGAGAGCATTACTctgcattttacaaataagaaaaccaaagCCCAGAAAGCAGCACCTTCATTACTTCTCGATGGAGCTGGTAACCTGGCCCAGGTGAAGGCTCATCTTCCTGGGGCTCAGAACACAGCTCAGCTCACCCCCATAATAGTGCTGCAACATTCCAGGGTTCATCTCTACGTTTACAAACTTCCTGGGTGTCAGAGTATGCTGTCACAAGGTCAAAGATCACACTCCTCAGTGCTGGGTGAAGAGAGATTCCACCCCTTGGGCCTGGGAGAAAGAAAAGCACCTTGCTCTTCAGTCCAGAAGTCAAAACcagtaaggagagagagagatccaagtGGACAAGAGCAGTTTCAATGGGAAAAAGAGGGGCCACCAGCAAGAACACCAAGACCCCCTTTGGAGGGTTTCCACCCAGGAGCACCTGGGAATCAAAGTGGAAGTAGTGGGGAAGCAGGCCAGACCCTTCCTGAGCCAGTCACTTCTTCAGGGCTCCCAGGCTCCTCAGGGCCTCCTGGGCCTGGGTTAGTTGCTGCTGCAGCCTCTGGCGAGTGCTCTCAGTGGAGGCCCGCTTCAGGAGGCCCTGCATCTCCTCCACTACTGCTCGGTGGCCAGGGGTATTGTGGAAAAGCCGCACTGCCCGATCCCCACAGGAGGCCAGAAAGCGGCCAGTGATGTCGAAGGATAAGTCCGTGATACACTCCCCATGGACCTGCTCAAAGCATTCCTCCTTCTCGCCCCGCCGGGTATTATAGAGATGAATACTAGTGCCGCTGGCCAAGGCCAAGACGTGGGTGTCAGGGGAGAGAGCCAGGCGGCACTGCATGGTGCTAGCCTCTTCAAAGCGTCCTGTCCTCAGCAGGTAGGGATCCTGCTGCTTCTTGTATTCCACATCTGTATCCCACAATTTCCATGTACCATCCTTGGAGACAGAGGCCATCCTGTAACATGGGAAATCACAGCTTGAGCCCCAGCTCCCTCTGGCAGGGAGGCCCCTGGGGAGCCAGAGGGACCTCAGCTAGGAAGGCAAGTCTGCTTTCCCTTCAGAGCCGCAGCTCAGGCAGGTGGGAGGGCTTGCTTTGGCTGCCAGGAGCCACTGCTAAGACACCAATGAGGGCACATTCACTCACTCACCTCCGCGAGTCGTTGGAGAAAGCGAAGGAGTGGACAGCTGCAGTGTGGCCCTTCAGTTCAAAGGCTCGCACGACCTCCTGGAAGTCCCCCTTCTTTCCAAAGCAGACTTCCCAGACCTTCACATCTGGGGTGAAACCACATGTGGCCACAAACCTGCCACACAACCCAGGTTCCTTTGAAACAATTTTATAGGCACCTTGTTCCTGCAAACCCCTTACACAGCTTCTCTGaagatacttttaaatttttctgtggtgctggggatggaacccagggcctgtgcatgctggACAAGCCCTCTACAACCCCGCCTAGGCACAAATAACTTTTTTGTACTGGaaactgaatccaggggcacttaaccactgagccacatgctagtcttttttaaatatttttaaatttagagacagagtctcactgagttgcttagcacctcgctaagttgctgaggctggctttgaactctgcctcagcctccgaagccacTGAGTACAGCagcatctttaaaaaacaaaacaaaacaaaacaaaaaaaaaacaggaacaatttaccactgagctacatgcacaGCCCTCTTCATTTTTTACTGAGATGgagtttcaccaagttgcttagggcctcgctaaattgctaaggctggccttgaacttgtgaacctgtctcagccttctcagTCACTGtcatttcaggcatgcaccactgcacacagcACAAAGTACCTTTTAAAAGTGCTTTTCTGAATGATTTTGGCCAAATTAGATGGCTTGCATGTACTAATGTATAccaacaaattccaccattatgtataattataatgcacaaacaaaaaaattttttttaaaaaagtgtttttgtATACATGACTTCAGTTTATCCTCACAGCTTGCTTTAAGATATGTAGAGCCCTCACTCTGCCCTTTAAACTCAAGAGATGAAGAAACACAAATTAAGGACAGTGGTAGCTTACATGAAATCTCATATACCACGGCAACATTGGGAGAGCTGAGACTTGCACCCAGAGTTCCGACTCCTCCGTGTGCTCTCCCCCCACCACAAAGCCACCTCTCTGTGTTGTGACTGACTTGTCTCAACCTCTCCCACCCAGATGCCTTGGCCCTTCCCAGGCTCACCTGCTGCAAGGGGATATAGCAGCATAGGTATTGTTCATCTGGTTGGTGTTGATGGTAGACAGAACCTGACCTTTCAGATTCCAGATGAGGACAGTTGTGTCACTGGAGGCTGTCATGATGAACTTCCCTGAGAGGGAGGGGAATGACATGAGCTGAAGTCAATGATCTGATCCAACTGTCATTCTCGAAGAGACATTTTAAAAGCCTCTGCTGCCCAAAGCATCAATGTTCTCCTCCCAGGCCAAGGGTGGCCACAGGCAAGACCTGTACAGCTCTTCCCTACCCCCTTGCTGTGACTCTCAGGACTAAAGGGGAGCACAGAACCTGGCTGCTTGGAGTCAGAGCTCCTTGGTCACACTGAGACTGACAAAACTCCCAGGCAGCATTAAGTCATTCAGCAAATGTAACTGTGGACATTTTAGTTTTTCATGCCTTGGGCAAGTTCCACCTCTGAACGCCTTTTACCTGTGTCAGCAATGCCAATGTTGATGACAGGTGCCTTGTGCTTTTTAGGGAAGTCCTCTGGGGTGGCTGTGAAGGTAAATCCCCCATCTTCTCTCTTGGTCATCTTGAAGACACGGAGAGTGTCCCCATTGGCCAGCCAAACAATGAAGGCTCTAGAGACAGATAACACATAAGTCTCTCCCTCATCTAGACCCAGAAGCCTATGTGTTCCAGGCCCTGGGGAAACTCAAGATCTCCCCTCGTGCCTTGTAAGTCTAGCCTTATAATGTAACCCGTTTCAAAATCtcaagccagacatggtggtacaaCACCAGTATTCCCAGCAACATGGGAAGctaagaccaacctcagcaactcagcaaggcctaTGGACTTAGTAAGAGactgtcttgaaataaaacaaagaaagcctggggatgtgactcagtggtaagtgcccctTAATtgccagtacaaaaaaaaaaaaaaaaagatgacgaCAACGATGACAAAAACTATTCAAAAGCTGGCCATGGTGGCAaaacctataattccagctacttgggaggctgaaggaggaagatCTCAAgcttaagaccagcctgggcaactttgcaagacctaatatcaaaataaataaataaaaaggttgggAACGTAGCTTGGTGGAAGAGCaccccaaattcaatccccagtacaggaatATCACAGCTTTGGCTTCCTTTAATTTCTCTGAGAGCTTCCAAGACTCGACTAGAAGCCAGGTTTTGGCATTTGCTGGATGGAATTATTTCCCCTACTCTGCTTCCAAGCTATGTAACAACATAgccctccaggaagcccaggcagTGCCCAAACTATCTGGATGCTCTCTTTCTGCCACCCCACGGAGACCTTTCACTACTCCCACCAGATATGGGAAAGCTATAAACCTGGGGTGAGGCTTCTACAAGCAAACCTGAGGTCCCATCCTGTCCCACCTGCAGTCAGGGCTGAAGCGCACCAAGGTGGCGTGATCCAGCTCCACGTTGGCTCTCATGCTGCGGTGCTCCCGCTGGAGGAAGTCCTTGGTGCTCCAGATGCGGACTGTGCGATCATCTGCACAGGTGGCCAGATACTTGCCATTGCTGCTAAAGTCCATGCAAGATATGTTTCCGCTGTGGCTCTAGGGGACGGGTTGGAGTAAGTGTGAATGGGAGCCTCCCAGAGGAACAAGGAAGCCTAACCTGGAGCCATGACTATGGACCCCTATTGCTGGAATAAGAAAGGCTAAGATGAGACATGCTCAATGACTTTTCAGAGGCAGAGAGGCCTACAATGCGCATTGATCAGTACAAAGGAAAAAGTCTGCAAGGGTCTGAGTCTTCATGTGTGGGCACTAATGAGTACTCATGTACCTTCAGCGCTGCAGCCAGGAGACGGTGAGTGAAGCTATGTTGTTGAGGCTTCTCCTTGCGAATCCGCTGACTCTGTTTCTGCTTCTTGGATCCTGACTTCTTGGTTCCATTTGCTTTCTGGCCTATTAGGAAGGCTCAAGTCATCATTCACTCATCTGTAAGCACTTACTAACTACCTACAACTGACTAGGCACTGAGAAGAGCAGCAAGAGAGGACCAGATATGGCTCTTGTCCTCGAGAAGAGAGAAATATTATATGTGTAACGGGCAAAAACAAAGGCTTTGGAATTAGACCTGGGTGTGGATTCTGTGTCTACTACTGAGTGACCTTGAGAAGGCTACTTGCTTTTAGTTCATAGAGCACCTCAGTGCAAATTAGAAAAGGCACCAAGGCACCCTCTCTGGGCTGAAATAGCTGAGTGGGCTCATAGCACAGCCAGTGTAGTGTGGATTCTTGGCCAGATATTCCTATACAGGAAATAATGTGCACAACCAAATCTGGAGGCTTGAATCTTGGATAAGTGACTTAACTGATCTGGGCTTAAAGAGAGACTAGGAGAACTGGATGACAAGCCAAGAGCACCCAACACATGCATTAAAGACCCAAGGAAATCTCAGAAAGAACTCAAAGAGTAACATGTTTTAAGCATCTATCTACCCTGTGCCAGGAATGGTGCCAGTCAGTTTACATAATATGTTAGAGAATCAGGCTAGGCACAAAGCTGGCATGTGCTAGATGGTGGCAGATGTCCCCCCATTCATACAGGAAACATACCTCCTAAGCCTTGCACACAAAGATGGTCACAATCTGGCTCTGCTTACCTTTCCAGCCTTGTCTAATAAGCCCCACCTGACCTTTGAGCACAACAAATGCTGTTTTGGAATTCACTGCCTTTATGAGTTTTGCCATTGGAAGGAATGTCTGCCATTCTTAGCCTCCTGGCAAACTCTTCCTACACAACTATCCTTCAGAACCCTACACCActgactggggctgtagctcagttgcagagtgcttgccttgggCTCCATCCCAGCATCAAAAGAGATAACAAAAGAACCCCTAGCCCTCTCCTGGGTTTCCTACTCTCAGCAAAGATTTCATTGACTACCACCCCCTCCAGAAAAGCAGGGCTGGccattctccctctttttttttttttttttttctgttttccaggaCTGACCCCATCTGTGGCATttattacacaattttttttcgCGTGCATTCTTAGggtatttatatttacattttagatGTACATTTTtagatgcacttttttttttttaattttgagacagggcctcgctgagttgcttagggcctcgccaaactgctgaggctagctttgaacttgcgatcctcctgcttcagcctcccaagtcgctgggattgcaggagtgcGCCACAATTCCTTACTGGACTCATTAAAGGAAAAGATCCCAAAGTCTACCAGCCCGATCCACGTTGCCGTAGGTCGCAAAACTAATAGAGAGTGCTTAAGAACGAACGCCCGTTCTccgtttttttttccccccagcacAGCACGTTCCGGAGTTTGCAGCTCTCCTGACGACTAGGGTGACCAAAGCAACGTGGCCTTGTCCTGCCAGAGGGCCGCGGCACAGGGCCCTGGTCCCAACAAGCCCTGCCCTGGGGTGCAGCCGGCCCGCCAACGCGGTGCCCAGCCTCTGGGAGGAGGCTCATTTCACCAcgggagaaactgaggcctaggATCCCCGGCCTGCGCCGGCCCAAGCCGCCGGCCGCCCCACGCGGACACCCGGCGCGCGGCCCCTCCCCGCCAGGCCCTACTTACGGACCGGCCGGCCGCCCCTCTCCTCCTCGGCGCGCAGCCACCCCCGCGCTACCGCCGCCGTGGCCATCAGGGCCAGCAGTCCGACCAACAGGGACAGCCCCATCAGCTCCGGCATCTGAGGCAGCTCCATGTCGCCCGCACGCTGCCACCTCAGCCGCCGACTACGCTGGCGCCCGCACGTCTCCGCGCAcgcgggggcggggcctggccgTTAGCGCTCCTCGAGGGGAGGGGCCTGGCGGTTGGCGGTTCCCGGAGAGGCGGGGCCTGCCCGTTGAAAGCTTTTGAGGGGCGGGGTCTGGCCGTTGGAGGGCCTGGAGCCCCTTCCTCCAGGCGGTTGGAGGGCACCTCGAGGGGCGTGGCCTATCCATTAGCGCGCCCAATCGAAGGGCGGGGCCTGGCCTTGGGTGCTTCTTGCGAGGCGGTGCCAGGTGTGGGCGTGTCCTGAGGGCGGACCCTGGTGATCCGCGGGCGTCGGGCTGCGGAGGTCGTGCAGATGCTGAGGGTGCAGGTAGTGAGATCTGCAGGTCCTCGTCATTCCTATCTTGAGTAACTTGCTGATAAAAGTTTATTAAAGGCTTATTCTGACCTTGCCACACTGGATCCTTTCAAGGAAGCAGAGCAGGGCCTTTATTCGCATTTGACTCGTGGGAGAGTCTTCTTTGCAACAGGTGAAAGTTAGATGGGCTCTTGCTGTTACTGAAGGGGCAGAAGGGTAGTCCTGGCATCGGAGCGGGGAGCATCCTAGCAAAGACCTGAAGAACAGGGATGTTGTAGAGAGGCAGGGCATGAACACGATAAAAAGATGGCAGACAAGGTCCAAAAGTCTGCAAGGCCTCAACTGCCAGCTCCATCCAGCATGTGGGATCACAGGAGGCAGTGGGGCAAAATCCATGTCTGGATTCTCTGGATGTgtaaagacaaaaagagaaaccCGGAAGTAGCTGCAAGGATATAAGGAGTTGAAAagagcctgggctggggatggcctggggaggggaaaggaagttgaaaagcagattttattttttacagtgttggggattgaacccagggcctcacatatgctagacaagcactgagCACCCCCAGCCTCTGAAAGCTTCttaatcaaaatataataataataataataattatagaatCAACAGGTAGTTGAAAAAATGAAGAGGTCCCAAGGACATTTCCACTCAGTTTCATCCAATAGTAACATTTCGCAAAACTGTAGTAGAAGATCACAACCAGGAACTTGACACTGATACAATAATCTACAGAggtttttttcagattttgccAAAAAGGACAAAAAAGACTGAGAGAATTTGGATTAGACCTGCATGGCTGGAAAGGGGATATTCCCAGTATGGTCATACTCCTTGGACTCCTAGCCCCACAGCCCAGAGCAAATTGAAGTACCAGGATCAGTATTCCAGCTTCTAATATTTCCATCTCCACCAGGGAGCTGCCTTTCCTCACCATCCAAGCCCTGCAGCTTTAATTTATAAGGACCCTCTGAGGAGACAGGTTACCACAGGCTGACTGACAGACACAGCCGCAGTCTCGCAGTCTCGGGTGAGGAAACAGATCCAGTCAGAAGGCAAATGGAGCAGcttcatttccttcccttttgtcCTTTGCAGGGAACTGACATTGACTCAGTTGtgggcagtggggtggggagTGCCAGGAGACGGGTGTTCAGAGCCTCCTGGGGCTTTTCTTCCCTGACTTGCTATTTAGAAGTGTAGGCATGGCCATGAACCACCATCTTTCGCCACCATCTAGAGGCCAAGctttaacttttaaaagcatattGCATGGGACATTTATTGATCCAGCAATTTTGGGTTTCTTTAATCCCACGTTGTCTCCACTGATTAGCAGACAGACTATATGAAGTCGGGTGATGTTCCCAAGGTGGCACAAATAGGGAGAGAACCTGGGAACTTGTTCATGAATATGGGACAAAGAAAAGCAAGAGCAGCCCTCTTTGTACAGCTCAGGCAAGGCTACAAAATCCGTTCACAGCAGTGGCTTTTAAGACAGGTGATGTCagagctgtggatgtagctcagtgctagagtgcatGTCTGGCATGCATGAATCCCTCCttgggtttgatacccagtactacccccccacaaaaaaataggtgatgttatgaaataatttagttttaatcagactcaggaaaaaaataacaggatCAGGTCAAGTAACTTGCCCCAGATCAACAAGGAAGTAGGGAGAGAATCCCGAGTCAGACCTAGTTCTGCTGTGCTCCAAGATCCACACTCCTCCCATGAAGCCTTGTGCTAACCCTCATATGCTGTAGCCCATTTGGAAGCCATGGACACAAAGCTAGGTGGATCAGGGAGAGGATGCCAAGGACAGGGGGCCTTGGCTGACCTGTACAGTCAAGCTGTAACTTCAAGCGTCAGCATATGGAGAggtgaggcagagggagggagggaattctGGGTAGGGAAGGAGTCTCAACCTGCCTCCCTTGTGGGAGGATAATGCCTTGTGAGGGCAAAGTAGGATGCTGCAGCCCAAGACCCAAAAAGACTCATAACCGCTTGTAATATGAAGGGAGGGAGACTGTGGAGAAAGGAGGCTGGGGGAAGTTGCACCTTGAACATGTGCTCAGAAGGCTGGCCTCCACAGGGGCAAGCATGTGTTAGACAAAGTAATCAGATTCCTCATTATTTAAATAGTGGttttcatgtacaaccagagatatgaaaaattgtgctctatgtgtgtattatgaattgtaatgctttctgttgtcatatgtaacaaattaaaattaaaaaaaaaaaaacacatagatagtggttctcaaagtgtggtccaggAGTACCAGACATGCACATTCTTAAACTCCATCCTTGACCTGCTACTGGGAAACTTAGAGGTGAGGCCCAgcaatctgtattttaacaaacTCCCTAGTTGATTCTGTTGCACAGTAAAGTTTAAGAACCTCTGGCTGAGTATAATTCGGcagcagagcacttacctagcttGTATGAGATCCTggcttccatcctcagtaccagaaaataaagcaaaacctcTGATTGGAACTAATCCGAGCCCCAGCTACACGTTATTCACAGCTGAAAGCTTCTATTAGAGTTCTTGACCTTGGCTGAATGTTGAAAGCACTTTCAAAACTGCCAGTGTCTAAGCATCACACCTGGGATTCTGATCTGAGTCGTTCAGGCTGGATCAGGGCATGAAGATTTTTTTGAAGCACCCCAAGTTATTCGATCACACAGGTCAGTTTGAGAAGCAGCTGGCAGGGACACAGAAGGCAAATGCTAGAGTAGATGGAAAGGTGATGTTTTATGGACCAGGGGATGGCTGACAGGAAAAGGCTTAGTCAACTGGCCAGGCCTCAGAAAGAGGTAGCACAGGGCAGTGGGATGTGGGAAAGGGCTGAAGATATCTGCTTCAAGCCCACACAAGTTTGGGTGATGGCTCCTGTCCCAAGAACAGAGAGGACCAGCTCAAGTCACCACAAATTCAAGGGAGCTGGAGAACATCTGGAAGGAGGTGTCAGGGCGGCCCATGTGGTTGTATATAGCTCTAGGGAGAAGCAGAGATAGACATGGAGGAGGAGGTCCTTAGCAGAGAGGCTGAAGGGGCTTCCCCCAGAGCAAGGCCCAGCATTTGCcccagagcaagaggaaaagggAGCCAGGGCAGGACAGGCTGAGGAAGAGGCAGCAGAAACCCAGAAGGCACTGTTAGGGAGAAAGAGCCGTCTGGAGGGAGAATGGTTCAAGAAAGCCAAGGGCCCAGAGGAAGCCAGAAGCGCACCTGGATTTTTCAAGCAGAGACTCAGTCGGAAATGAGCTCAGTGGGAGCAGAGTGGAGGCAGGAGTCCAGCTTAGGGGTTCTAGGAGGAGGGGGAGCCTAAATTGGGCAGGGTCCGATGGAcacatgggagaggaggggagacagCCAACGAGTGTAAGCACACTTTCAAGGGAAGAAGCCATCTTGAGCAGGATCGAGGGTATGTCTTATGGAGAATGTCCTGGAAGGACGCAGCAGGAAAGAGCGCCAGAAGCTGGGCACACCCACCACCCCCCACAGCAGAGTGGCTGAAGCCACCTCTGGAGCAGCGTTGATGGCTCACAAACCATTTTACCTAGGGCAAGTGGCTTAacccttctgtgcctcagtttcccagctcTAAAATGCAGATAATAATATTGTTATAACTTACATAGTGTTACATACCAGGCACCATTGTAGATGCTTtgtatattttactcatttttttaagagatggggtCCTAGTCTACTGCCCAGGTTGCCCTGGAGCCCCTGGGCtcaagcagtcctcctgcctcagcctccagtgcaGCTGAGGTTCCAGGCATGCATGGCCACACCCAGCTTAGATTTACTGGGAAATCCTCACAACCCACCAGTAAGGATGAAATGAGTTAACACCCAAATCACTTAAAAGAATGCTCTgcacataataaatgctagaAATGTTCAACAAttattgcttttgttctttttgatactgagattgaacccaggggtactttaccatggagccacatccccagccctttttgtattttattttgagacaaggtctttccaAGTTacagaggatctcactaagttgcccagactggccttgaatttgcactcctcctgcctcagcctcctgggatcacaggtatggcCACCATGGCCAAATTAGTGTTCTTTTTCAAATGaatgagggaaagggaaagaccaCAGAAAGCTCTGTCTGCTATTTATATCTGAAAGTGTCTCCAGAAGTTCTGAGAAGATGTAAAAGGATCCCAACCTGCAGGCTTGGATGCCAACTGCAGGAGGAGGGATACTGCAATGAACAGAATCCACAGAGCCACCGCCCTGGCCTGGCCCCACCACAGTCCCTGGGGCAACGCTTGTTTtatgaatgaaggaaggagaagCATGGGGGCCTTAGCCTCTTCCTGCGACTCCACACCTGAAGTACCAGTTCCTTCTAGGGCATCCCAACCAAGTAGCTGTCCACCCTCTGCTTGTCCCCTCACACAGCAGGGTGGTCACTTCCACTCCTTGGTCCTGGCTCTGCTGTCTTCCAACTCCAAAAGCACGGAACCCATGGAGCCTTCTGCTGTCTATGGAGGAGGACTTCCAGGGGGTGGatttcccctgcctcttcccgTTCTCAGCTCAGCACCCAGGAGCTCCTGGAAAGAAGTTTCACCTCCACCCAAAACCTTCCAGCAGCTTCTAGTTCAGAGTAAAAGCTAAGATCATTTCACAATCCACATGGCCCTCTACAAAGGCACCTTCCACTGTCAGCAGAGGAGACCACCCAGAGTGACACACGTTGACAGTCACGCCGCCATCCCACAGGcaggcattttcttcttttattgatCAAGAATTATTTATAAAACCCACACGCACACAGCCACACTCACACAAGATGCCTGTCCTGCTGTGGCTACCCCCGCCCTGGTCTCTCCTGGCACCAGGCCCCCCCTGGCCTCACCCAAGAGAAGCCTCCTGCAGCCCTGCACCTTGGCAGCAGGAGCAGAGGGAGACCCTCCTATCTGCCTCCCTGCTCAGGAACTGAGGCTGGTGGCCCCTGTCGAGGAGCAGGCAGAAGTGACAGGGAAAGAGGGctgtcctcctccttctctgagCTGGCAGCTTAGGTCCCCAGTGTCACAGCTGCCTTGGGGTCATCTGGTGGCTGAACCTTCCCTATCCCCATTTTGCTGAATGGAAATAGAAATCCAGAGATGGGGCTGCGAGTGGCCCAGAATCACATCAGTGGTACAGCAGGGACAGGGACACGCCTCCTCTTGGCCTCTAGGAGGTGGGAGACCTGGGTCCCGTTCAACCCTCAGGGAAGGAGCCAGTCAGAGCCTGGGACAGGAGGAGAGTGCCCAGCAAGTTGTCACTGGAGCTCAGCGTCATCTGCCAGGACTATAGTGGTCTGCCGACAGGACCCTCTGTGACTGCCCTTGTGGCTTGCTCGGGCACACGGCTGGGATCAGTTAGAATGCTGGTTGAAGCGCTCAGCTGGCGCAGGGAGTTCAGGACAGctgaggagagacagagacaccTCCCTGTAGTTACCCTGGCAGCTGGAAGATCATCCAGGGGGCCTGGTGGAAGGATCCCAAACCCTAGTCTGTGTTGAAGGGAGGTTGGAGCAGGGCCTGAGCAGGGTGGAACCCCCTCCCCTGAGACCTGACACTTCTGTGAGTGGGCAGGTGGGGGCTCACGCACTTGGCCGGAGGGCAGGCAGGGAGCAATACTGGTCCAGCCAGGCCAGCGATGTCTGGCGGAGGCTGTGCAAACTTGACGTGGACACCATCCCATTGAAGGACTCGAAGAGAGGCCGGATGAGGACGCTGAACTGGGCCCGGGTCAAGGAGCAGGGCTGTGGTCCACATGATGTCCCCACCACCTCACATGGAGCCTTGACATCTGACCCAAACCAGGGGAAAGAAGAACCCGGAACTGTCTAACCTTGACCCCAAGGACTCCTGCTGTGCCTCCTCCCATCCTGCCAATGGTGGTCCAGCTCTCTGGCTCTTCCACAGCCCTTGCTCATGCTGGACTGTCCCGTATCCCTGGGCTCCCTGCCCTGGCTCAGTCAAGACCTTGACCCTGTGGCTTCTATGTCTTCTCAGGTGTCACACCACCCATTTTGGGTTCTTAAGGACACCCCAGCGCTTCCTGAAAGCCGGGCTTTGGCTGCTCTTGCCCAGggctccttcctcagtctccctttTAGCTCCACCTCCAGGCCATCCTGCTGGCCAAAGGCCTGAAAGCAGGGGGCAGAACCACAGCCCCTTCCCTGGGCCCAGGTAGCCAGCCCTCCGTTGCAGCTGTCCCTGCTCCTCCAGGCCGCTGGTCTAAGTGAGGATACTACCCAGAACTTCCAGTTCTGCAGTGTTCGGGTCCGGACGTAGTCGTCGAACATGTCTCGCATCTGGTCAAAGCGCTGGTGTGTGATGGGCACCCCAGTGGCGGGCAGCTGCTGCTGGCACAGGCTAGGGGCGAGGAGcgggtgaggggctgggggttCAGTGGCGACATGTCCCCCTTACCCCGGCCACCCGCCCAGTCCCTGCCTACCTGATGGCGGCGTTGAGCTCCTCGATCTCGTCCCGCAGCTGCTGGGCCTCCTCCAGCATGGCCGCCCTCTCCTGCTGCAGCAT is a window encoding:
- the Tbl2 gene encoding transducin beta-like protein 2 isoform X2; translated protein: MTKREDGGFTFTATPEDFPKKHKAPVINIGIADTGKFIMTASSDTTVLIWNLKGQVLSTINTNQMNNTYAAISPCSRFVATCGFTPDVKVWEVCFGKKGDFQEVVRAFELKGHTAAVHSFAFSNDSRRMASVSKDGTWKLWDTDVEYKKQQDPYLLRTGRFEEASTMQCRLALSPDTHVLALASGTSIHLYNTRRGEKEECFEQVHGECITDLSFDITGRFLASCGDRAVRLFHNTPGHRAVVEEMQGLLKRASTESTRQRLQQQLTQAQEALRSLGALKK
- the Tbl2 gene encoding transducin beta-like protein 2 isoform X1 — its product is MELPQMPELMGLSLLVGLLALMATAAVARGWLRAEEERGGRPVRQKANGTKKSGSKKQKQSQRIRKEKPQQHSFTHRLLAAALKSHSGNISCMDFSSNGKYLATCADDRTVRIWSTKDFLQREHRSMRANVELDHATLVRFSPDCRAFIVWLANGDTLRVFKMTKREDGGFTFTATPEDFPKKHKAPVINIGIADTGKFIMTASSDTTVLIWNLKGQVLSTINTNQMNNTYAAISPCSRFVATCGFTPDVKVWEVCFGKKGDFQEVVRAFELKGHTAAVHSFAFSNDSRRMASVSKDGTWKLWDTDVEYKKQQDPYLLRTGRFEEASTMQCRLALSPDTHVLALASGTSIHLYNTRRGEKEECFEQVHGECITDLSFDITGRFLASCGDRAVRLFHNTPGHRAVVEEMQGLLKRASTESTRQRLQQQLTQAQEALRSLGALKK